The Dioscorea cayenensis subsp. rotundata cultivar TDr96_F1 chromosome 19, TDr96_F1_v2_PseudoChromosome.rev07_lg8_w22 25.fasta, whole genome shotgun sequence genome includes a window with the following:
- the LOC120283768 gene encoding RGS1-HXK1-interacting protein 1 isoform X1: MASPVPTSSSPEDSRPSNSRSWFSDLVVARSPPETRDWSLLKLQALIPQLRSEYQVYEDAFVEKVKDGLLIARENSGLVLGVGAAAGLLLLRGPRRFLFRQTLGRLQSEEARFVKAEKGLQELTESVGKLNTDVNKLIKSAKAGEEEMLHGGTKIKNTGKEIQRLLKSIYAVESEAIDIMDGLRALPGRSALRLRAEVASMASELKQKRTEMNKKIMEIADLGIKV; this comes from the exons ATGGCCAGCCCGGTGCCCACCTCCTCCTCGCCGGAGGATTCAAGGCCCTCCAATTCCCGTTCCTGGTTCTCCGATCTCGTCGTCGCTCGCTCTCCGCCGGAGACCCGTGATTGGTCTCTCCTAAAGCTCCAG GCGTTGATTCCACAATTGAGATCAGAATATCAAGTGTATGAAGATGCATTTGTTGAAAAAGTTAAAG ATGGCTTGTTGATTGCGAGGGAGAACTCAGGACTGGTATTAGGTGTCGGGGCTGCTGCGGGTCTCCTTCTTCTAAGAG GTCCAAGAAGATTTTTGTTCCGTCAAACTCTAGGACGCCTTCAGAGCGAGGAG GCCCGATTTGTTAAAGCAGAGAAGGGTTTGCAAGAGCTCACTGAATCTGTTGGTAAGCTAAATACAGACGTCAATAAGTTGATCAAGTCAGCAAAGGCTGGTGAAGAAGAAATGCTACATGGAGGAACAAAAATCAA GAATACTGGAAAGGAAATCCAAAGACTTCTCAAGTCTATTTATGCAGTAGAATCTGAAGCAATTG ATATAATGGATGGACTGCGGGCTCTTCCTGGCAGAAGTGCGCTGCGGCTTCGAGCAGAG GTGGCTTCCATGGCATCTGAATTGAAACAGAAAAGGactgaaatgaataaaaaaataatggagatTGCAGACCTAGGAATTAAAGTTTGA
- the LOC120283768 gene encoding RGS1-HXK1-interacting protein 1 isoform X2: protein MASPVPTSSSPEDSRPSNSRSWFSDLVVARSPPETRDWSLLKLQALIPQLRSEYQVYEDAFVEKVKDGLLIARENSGLVLGVGAAAGLLLLRGPRRFLFRQTLGRLQSEEARFVKAEKGLQELTESVGKLNTDVNKLIKSAKAGEEEMLHGGTKIKNTGKEIQRLLKSIYAVESEAIGLSRYNGWTAGSSWQKCAAASSRGGFHGI, encoded by the exons ATGGCCAGCCCGGTGCCCACCTCCTCCTCGCCGGAGGATTCAAGGCCCTCCAATTCCCGTTCCTGGTTCTCCGATCTCGTCGTCGCTCGCTCTCCGCCGGAGACCCGTGATTGGTCTCTCCTAAAGCTCCAG GCGTTGATTCCACAATTGAGATCAGAATATCAAGTGTATGAAGATGCATTTGTTGAAAAAGTTAAAG ATGGCTTGTTGATTGCGAGGGAGAACTCAGGACTGGTATTAGGTGTCGGGGCTGCTGCGGGTCTCCTTCTTCTAAGAG GTCCAAGAAGATTTTTGTTCCGTCAAACTCTAGGACGCCTTCAGAGCGAGGAG GCCCGATTTGTTAAAGCAGAGAAGGGTTTGCAAGAGCTCACTGAATCTGTTGGTAAGCTAAATACAGACGTCAATAAGTTGATCAAGTCAGCAAAGGCTGGTGAAGAAGAAATGCTACATGGAGGAACAAAAATCAA GAATACTGGAAAGGAAATCCAAAGACTTCTCAAGTCTATTTATGCAGTAGAATCTGAAGCAATTG GGTTGTCTAGATATAATGGATGGACTGCGGGCTCTTCCTGGCAGAAGTGCGCTGCGGCTTCGAGCAGAG GTGGCTTCCATGGCATCTGA